A stretch of Elusimicrobiota bacterium DNA encodes these proteins:
- a CDS encoding BamA/TamA family outer membrane protein, whose translation MSHLFLFLWAASVGAQEPARVGQIEIQRIDVFDTAHPDENRPPYTWVNKLHILTRESVVRREILLEPGDTFDPYLVENSERNLRAYPFIKSAQIEPWDRPDGTVGLMVRVQDTWTTDISPSIGFAAGEQKFGMLLRERNFLGRGKTLETNYNDGFGTVSRGFSYRDPRVWGSRLSARLYHSNSSQGYDTEVSLALPVYSLLTPYSTGVQGRHGTTVDPIYKSGEEVARIREEYRGYEAFVGHPLTATSRRAVRSTYGYAFVENVFGSSVTGSSFALPDDRRLSMIKWTVDYEESDYFSDNLINKFELIEDINLGWQAQARLAYASRDLGALRNEVLPRLTVRKGQRLGPRQFLLEGGGVYFIYGDSQWRHVVASAYGSYYRKSFLIPKNTLVIHGEIANGLRLQRDSQLMLGGNAGLRGYRFNAFTGTRSLLFNAESRFYAIEDWLHIVSIAPILFWDAGYVWSEGEQRKARDLKHNVGLGLRLGFTRSATVPVVRMDLSYAPNKEGTVGGGWVFSAGIHHTFDFADNALRRVSRD comes from the coding sequence TTGAGCCATCTGTTTTTATTCTTGTGGGCGGCGTCTGTCGGGGCGCAGGAACCTGCGCGCGTCGGCCAAATTGAGATTCAACGCATCGATGTTTTTGACACCGCTCATCCCGATGAAAACAGACCGCCGTATACTTGGGTCAACAAGCTCCATATCCTGACCAGAGAAAGCGTCGTGCGCCGGGAAATTTTGTTGGAACCCGGCGACACGTTTGATCCTTATCTTGTTGAAAATTCGGAGCGCAATTTGCGCGCCTATCCGTTCATTAAATCGGCTCAAATCGAGCCTTGGGATAGACCCGACGGAACCGTCGGCTTGATGGTCCGGGTTCAGGACACCTGGACGACCGATATCTCTCCGTCCATCGGATTCGCCGCCGGAGAGCAAAAGTTCGGCATGCTTCTTCGGGAAAGGAATTTTTTAGGCCGGGGCAAAACCCTTGAGACGAATTATAACGACGGTTTCGGCACGGTCAGCCGCGGCTTTTCTTACCGAGATCCCCGCGTTTGGGGCAGCCGGTTAAGCGCGCGCTTGTATCACTCAAATTCAAGCCAGGGTTATGACACGGAAGTCAGCCTGGCCCTGCCCGTTTATTCTTTGCTGACCCCGTATTCCACCGGCGTGCAGGGCCGTCATGGAACGACCGTTGATCCTATTTATAAGAGCGGCGAAGAGGTGGCGCGCATCCGCGAAGAGTACCGCGGTTATGAAGCCTTCGTCGGCCATCCCTTGACGGCCACCAGCCGCCGGGCGGTGCGCAGCACCTACGGTTACGCCTTTGTCGAGAACGTGTTCGGTTCATCCGTAACCGGATCGAGCTTCGCGCTCCCCGATGACCGCCGCTTGAGCATGATCAAGTGGACCGTGGATTACGAAGAGTCGGATTATTTTTCCGATAATCTCATCAATAAATTCGAGCTGATCGAAGACATTAATTTAGGCTGGCAGGCGCAGGCCAGGCTGGCCTATGCATCGCGCGATTTAGGCGCCTTGCGCAACGAGGTGCTGCCCCGGCTGACCGTGCGCAAGGGGCAGCGTTTGGGGCCGAGACAATTTTTGCTTGAAGGCGGCGGCGTTTATTTCATTTATGGCGATTCCCAATGGCGGCATGTGGTGGCTTCGGCGTACGGTTCCTATTACCGCAAAAGTTTTTTGATACCCAAAAACACCTTGGTCATCCACGGCGAAATAGCCAACGGCCTGCGCCTGCAGAGGGATTCACAGTTGATGTTGGGCGGCAATGCCGGTCTCAGAGGCTACCGGTTTAACGCCTTTACCGGCACCAGAAGTTTATTGTTTAACGCCGAGTCCCGGTTTTATGCGATTGAAGACTGGCTGCATATCGTTTCCATCGCCCCGATTCTTTTTTGGGACGCGGGCTATGTTTGGTCCGAAGGCGAGCAGCGCAAGGCTCGCGACTTAAAGCACAATGTGGGCTTGGGTTTGAGGCTCGGGTTCACGCGCAGCGCCACGGTGCCTGTCGTGCGCATGGATTTATCTTATGCGCCCAACAAAGAGGGCACGGTCGGAGGAGGGTGGGTTTTTTCAGCCGGGATTCACCACACGTTCGATTTCGCGGACAACGCTTTGCGCCGCGTCAGCCGCGATTAA
- a CDS encoding response regulator, with protein MPKKILVVDDDPNARELIRLVLSKYDCEVMEAANGQEGLDVALKERPGLIITDHLMPNFTGYELFQRVRAETAMKKTRFIMVTTKHFDSEFPELLKLEGCDFVSKPFHVASLVGAIERLLGPLPFKI; from the coding sequence ATGCCAAAAAAGATATTAGTAGTCGATGACGATCCCAACGCCCGAGAGCTCATCCGTTTGGTTCTTTCCAAATATGATTGCGAAGTGATGGAAGCGGCCAACGGCCAAGAGGGCCTCGATGTCGCTTTGAAAGAAAGACCCGGTCTGATCATCACCGATCACTTGATGCCCAATTTTACCGGCTACGAACTTTTCCAGCGCGTGCGGGCGGAGACCGCCATGAAGAAGACGCGCTTCATCATGGTGACGACCAAACATTTCGACAGCGAGTTTCCCGAGCTTTTGAAGCTGGAGGGTTGCGATTTCGTTTCTAAACCGTTCCATGTGGCTTCCTTGGTCGGCGCCATCGAACGGCTGCTCGGCCCCTTGCCTTTTAAGATATAA
- a CDS encoding response regulator, protein MLDKPKARYHKSAVIPMATKKILLVDDDPNSRELLRLALGPYECRLFEAADGAEALSMAQRERPDLIILDHMMPKMTGYELFHKIREDSTLSATRFIMVTVKHFDSQFPERLRLEGCEFIAKPYDFYALYALIQKVLGPLDPRR, encoded by the coding sequence TTGCTTGACAAGCCCAAAGCCCGCTATCATAAAAGCGCCGTTATCCCCATGGCGACAAAAAAGATTTTGCTAGTCGACGACGACCCCAACTCCCGGGAGCTTTTGCGTTTGGCGCTGGGTCCTTACGAATGCCGGCTGTTCGAGGCTGCGGACGGAGCCGAGGCTTTGTCGATGGCCCAGCGCGAGCGGCCCGACCTGATCATCCTCGATCACATGATGCCTAAAATGACGGGTTATGAGCTGTTTCATAAAATCCGCGAAGACTCGACGTTATCGGCGACGCGTTTTATTATGGTGACCGTCAAGCATTTCGACAGCCAATTCCCCGAACGCCTGCGTCTGGAGGGCTGCGAATTCATCGCCAAACCTTATGATTTCTACGCTTTATATGCCCTGATCCAAAAAGTGCTCGGCCCGTTGGACCCAAGGCGCTGA
- a CDS encoding UDP-N-acetylglucosamine--N-acetylmuramyl-(pentapeptide) pyrophosphoryl-undecaprenol N-acetylglucosamine transferase: MSAQRKIVLAVGLTGGHIYPALALAEELQEQGWSCLFVARAQSELARRLLEEGGHAVLSLDALGWPRGWRSLGRIPIFAVKQARSFFLCRRALKDWKPDAVVGFGSYVSFPVLLAAKTLGLTTIIFEPNAVMGLANRVFAPLADKIALAMPGARHSVSGPKFLFVEPPLRRRLKESMSVGPEEARRRLGLEPGLPCVLVFGGSQGAYSLNQAAIATLKTLHDEGRRFSFFHVTGSSAFERMSQAYAADGPLAGLGRCAGYFDEMGLAYRAADCVVSRAGAMTCLELLYFQKKAVLIPLAASTESHQQENARCLERLGIATIVNDDARLEAGLTEALRQALGSGRQPFPRGSREQSAESFQAATLGMIPLAKLVRGEARIDKT, encoded by the coding sequence ATGAGCGCCCAGCGAAAAATTGTCTTGGCCGTGGGCCTGACCGGCGGGCACATTTATCCGGCTTTGGCTCTGGCCGAGGAGCTTCAAGAGCAGGGGTGGAGCTGTCTTTTTGTGGCGAGGGCGCAAAGCGAACTAGCCCGGCGCCTCCTGGAGGAAGGAGGCCATGCGGTTTTATCGTTGGACGCTTTGGGCTGGCCCCGAGGGTGGCGTTCCCTGGGCCGGATACCCATTTTTGCCGTTAAGCAAGCGCGTTCCTTTTTTTTGTGCCGGCGGGCTTTAAAGGATTGGAAGCCTGATGCGGTCGTAGGGTTCGGCAGCTATGTCTCGTTTCCCGTTCTTCTGGCGGCAAAAACATTGGGCTTAACGACGATTATTTTTGAGCCCAATGCTGTGATGGGCTTGGCGAATCGCGTTTTTGCGCCATTGGCGGATAAAATCGCTTTGGCCATGCCTGGGGCGCGGCATTCGGTTTCCGGCCCTAAATTTTTGTTTGTGGAGCCGCCGTTGCGGCGGCGTTTGAAAGAATCCATGTCCGTCGGTCCCGAAGAAGCCAGGCGGCGCTTGGGGCTGGAGCCCGGCCTGCCCTGCGTGCTTGTGTTCGGGGGAAGTCAAGGAGCTTATTCGCTCAACCAAGCCGCGATCGCAACGTTGAAAACCTTGCACGATGAAGGCCGTCGTTTTTCTTTTTTTCATGTGACCGGTTCTTCGGCGTTTGAACGAATGAGCCAAGCATACGCAGCCGATGGGCCGTTGGCCGGCTTGGGCCGCTGCGCCGGTTATTTCGACGAGATGGGTTTGGCCTATCGGGCCGCTGATTGCGTCGTGTCGCGCGCCGGAGCCATGACCTGCCTTGAATTGCTGTATTTTCAAAAGAAAGCCGTTTTGATCCCTTTGGCGGCGTCGACGGAATCTCATCAGCAGGAGAATGCGCGATGTCTCGAACGTTTGGGAATAGCTACAATCGTAAACGACGACGCCCGGCTTGAGGCCGGTCTGACGGAAGCCTTAAGACAGGCGCTGGGATCCGGCCGTCAGCCGTTTCCCCGGGGTTCCCGCGAACAATCCGCGGAATCGTTTCAGGCTGCGACGCTTGGGATGATTCCTTTGGCGAAGCTGGTCCGCGGGGAAGCGCGCATCGACAAAACTTAG
- the surE gene encoding 5'/3'-nucleotidase SurE has translation MPKRKILITNDDGIYGPGLKALERALAKFADVFVIVPDQERSTASHSLTLHKPLRVRQISKRTYILNGTPADCARFGLLHLLSGRMDLVVSGINSGLNLGEDVIYSGTVAAAVEATMIGVPAIAVSRTPEANPAAFSGAAEIAARVAKGVLRHGLPEGITLNVNVPSGKRNGTSGIKGCRVTHLGHRLYGKKVTMRSDPRGHRYYWLLAKNVQGVPTPGSDVESFEQGYATITPIGLDWTAVQYLADLKKWKI, from the coding sequence ATGCCCAAACGAAAAATTTTAATTACCAACGACGACGGCATTTACGGTCCCGGGCTTAAGGCTTTGGAACGGGCCTTAGCCAAGTTTGCCGACGTTTTCGTCATTGTCCCGGATCAAGAGCGTTCCACGGCCAGCCACTCGTTGACCCTTCATAAACCCCTTAGGGTCCGCCAAATTTCAAAGCGAACGTATATTCTTAACGGAACGCCGGCGGATTGCGCCCGTTTCGGACTATTGCACCTGTTGAGCGGGCGCATGGACCTGGTGGTTTCGGGCATCAACAGCGGGCTGAATTTGGGCGAAGACGTTATTTATTCGGGAACCGTGGCCGCGGCTGTTGAGGCGACCATGATCGGCGTGCCCGCCATCGCGGTTTCAAGAACGCCGGAGGCAAATCCGGCCGCCTTTTCCGGCGCCGCTGAAATCGCGGCGCGCGTCGCCAAAGGCGTTCTGCGGCACGGGCTGCCCGAGGGGATCACTCTTAATGTGAACGTGCCTTCGGGGAAGAGAAACGGGACATCCGGGATCAAGGGGTGCCGCGTGACTCATTTGGGCCATCGTCTTTATGGAAAAAAAGTCACGATGCGCAGCGATCCCAGGGGCCACCGGTACTATTGGCTTTTGGCTAAAAACGTCCAGGGCGTGCCCACGCCCGGCAGTGATGTCGAAAGTTTTGAGCAAGGGTATGCGACGATTACGCCGATCGGCCTTGACTGGACCGCGGTCCAATATCTTGCCGATCTCAAGAAGTGGAAGATCTGA
- the asnB gene encoding asparagine synthase (glutamine-hydrolyzing): MCGITGFFRLPNARSFFGSPQEAEALLKRMTSAMTHRGPDDDGYLIDGPLWMGMRRLKIIDLAGGRQPIFNEDESVGVVFNGEIYNYIELRRELETRGHRFKTNSDTEVLVHLYEEHGLDFPERLRGMFAFALWDRGKQRLVLGRDPFGIKPLYWGIFDGWLVFGSEIKAVLPCPAVLTEIDPSAVDDHLTLMYIPTPKTIYKHLFKLEPGSLMTIDAQGRRETHSYWRGLPSQTGLNGGLSHNLRETLDRLEAVLSDCVRISLRSDVPLGVFLSGGLDSAAMAYFAKQHKPDLKTFTVSFAEASYDEGQEAQAIARHLGTDHTDIRMEYPKDLAAYASNVLAAFDEPFGDTSALPTYMLCKLARRHLTVCLSGDGGDELFGGYPTFTATKVMRYYSRLPRVLTGKIIPWLAGRLPTSFERVSWDYKIKRFAGQALLDDYRQAHFAWRGAFSWHDRADLYQDSYWAGLSSRRPYDSVLGRFDEAAGAPFMDQLFYVDRTSYLLDEFLVKTDRMSMAHSLEVRPPMLDTLLAEMANQIPAHWKVRGLTTKWIFRRLLKGKLPDSILKLPKKGFTPPLAHWLTDPAFQGFVRESVNAGALASMRVIRPQVVERLLEEHRLNRADHSRKLWVLLGLGLFAERHAKHALQAQKPF, encoded by the coding sequence ATGTGCGGCATCACCGGTTTTTTTAGGCTTCCGAACGCCCGGAGTTTTTTCGGCTCTCCTCAAGAGGCCGAGGCCTTGCTCAAGCGCATGACGAGCGCCATGACTCATCGCGGCCCTGACGACGACGGTTATCTCATCGACGGTCCGCTATGGATGGGGATGCGGCGCCTCAAAATTATCGATTTGGCCGGCGGCCGCCAGCCGATTTTCAATGAAGATGAAAGCGTGGGCGTTGTTTTCAACGGTGAAATTTACAATTACATCGAATTGCGCCGCGAGCTTGAAACCCGCGGCCACCGGTTTAAAACGAATTCCGACACGGAAGTCCTTGTCCATCTTTACGAGGAGCACGGCCTTGATTTTCCCGAGCGCTTGCGCGGCATGTTCGCCTTCGCCTTATGGGATCGAGGCAAGCAGCGCTTGGTTCTCGGCCGCGATCCGTTCGGCATCAAGCCGCTTTATTGGGGTATTTTCGACGGGTGGCTGGTGTTCGGTTCGGAAATCAAGGCCGTGCTTCCTTGCCCGGCCGTATTGACGGAAATAGATCCCTCGGCCGTCGACGATCACTTAACGCTGATGTATATCCCGACGCCGAAGACGATTTATAAACATCTCTTTAAATTGGAACCCGGATCATTGATGACCATCGACGCGCAGGGCCGCCGGGAAACCCATTCTTACTGGCGCGGGTTGCCGTCTCAAACGGGCCTCAACGGCGGGCTTTCGCATAACCTTCGCGAAACTCTTGACCGGCTGGAAGCGGTTCTTTCGGACTGCGTCCGGATCAGTTTAAGAAGCGACGTGCCCCTGGGCGTTTTTTTATCCGGCGGCCTTGATTCGGCGGCCATGGCTTATTTCGCCAAACAGCATAAACCGGATTTAAAAACATTCACCGTCTCCTTCGCCGAAGCCAGCTATGACGAGGGACAGGAGGCTCAGGCCATCGCCCGGCATTTAGGCACGGATCACACGGATATCCGTATGGAGTACCCGAAGGATTTGGCCGCCTACGCGTCCAACGTGCTGGCCGCCTTCGATGAACCGTTCGGCGATACCTCGGCTCTGCCGACGTACATGCTTTGCAAATTGGCGCGCCGGCATTTGACGGTGTGTTTATCCGGCGATGGAGGGGATGAGCTGTTCGGCGGTTACCCGACGTTTACCGCGACCAAGGTGATGCGTTACTACAGCCGCCTGCCCCGTGTTTTGACGGGGAAAATTATCCCATGGCTGGCCGGACGCCTGCCCACGAGTTTTGAGCGCGTGAGTTGGGACTATAAAATCAAACGGTTTGCCGGCCAGGCGCTCCTGGACGATTACCGCCAGGCGCATTTCGCCTGGCGCGGGGCGTTCAGTTGGCATGACCGGGCCGATCTTTACCAAGACTCATATTGGGCCGGTCTTTCTTCCCGGCGGCCGTATGATTCCGTGCTCGGGCGTTTTGATGAGGCCGCGGGCGCCCCGTTTATGGATCAATTGTTTTACGTGGATCGCACCAGTTATTTGCTCGATGAATTTTTGGTCAAAACCGATCGCATGAGCATGGCGCATTCGTTGGAAGTGCGGCCGCCGATGCTTGATACGTTGCTGGCCGAGATGGCCAATCAAATCCCGGCTCATTGGAAAGTGCGCGGTTTGACGACCAAATGGATTTTTCGCCGCTTGCTCAAGGGCAAGCTTCCTGATTCCATCCTTAAGCTTCCCAAAAAGGGATTCACTCCGCCGCTGGCCCATTGGTTGACGGACCCGGCTTTTCAGGGTTTCGTCCGGGAATCCGTCAATGCCGGGGCGTTGGCTTCGATGCGCGTCATCCGGCCCCAGGTCGTTGAGCGTCTGCTTGAAGAACATCGTCTCAACAGGGCGGATCATAGTCGTAAGCTTTGGGTTCTTCTGGGCTTGGGTCTTTTTGCCGAGCGCCATGCCAAACACGCCCTTCAAGCTCAAAAGCCGTTTTAA
- the uvrB gene encoding excinuclease ABC subunit UvrB: MPNTPFKLKSRFKPSGDQPQAVKKLLAGLKAGCRHQVLLGVTGSGKTFTAANAIAQWGRPVLVISHNKVLAAQLYAEFKSFFPNNAVEYFISYYDYYQPEAYIPQTDTYIEKDAAINEHIERLRLKATSSLVSRNDVIVVASVSSIYNIGDPQDVQDLCLYLETRGEHARDRLTDELIRLQYERNELDLAPGRFRVRGGRIEIFPPYAEHPVRVTMDGDQVSCIEEIHRVTGDAVGRKVSLHVYPAKHFVTPPSRIQAALTTIAQELEERLAQLRSQNKLLEAQRLQSRTKYDMAMMKSMGFCHGIENYSRHISGRGSGERPFCLLDYFSKDFLMLIDESHVTLPQVRGMYEGDRSRKEILIEHGFRLPSALDNRPLKFKEFESLLNQAIYISATPGPYELSLAGESIIEQIVRPTGLVDPDVLIHPIKGQMDHLLGEINERVKTKERVLITTLTKRMAEDLNAYLAGKGLRVRYLHSDIQSLERIKILKDLRLGHFDVLVGVNLLREGLDLPEVSLVAILDADKEGFLRSDTTIIQICGRAARHLKGKVIMYADQMTGSMKRALDEMERRRKLQTSYNAKNKITPRQIVKSVEDLAEFGVQAKMRGLSLVREGVGWPEDKKKAPQLIKELEEQMKEAAERLDFEVAAALRDQIFELKAMLPKTPDKKKISPGRANRS, from the coding sequence ATGCCAAACACGCCCTTCAAGCTCAAAAGCCGTTTTAAGCCGTCCGGCGATCAGCCGCAGGCCGTCAAAAAACTGTTGGCCGGGCTAAAAGCCGGTTGCCGCCATCAGGTTCTCTTGGGCGTGACCGGCAGCGGAAAAACGTTTACCGCAGCCAATGCCATCGCCCAATGGGGCCGGCCCGTCTTGGTCATCTCCCACAATAAAGTTCTGGCAGCCCAGCTTTACGCGGAGTTTAAAAGCTTTTTTCCGAACAACGCGGTGGAGTATTTCATTTCGTATTACGATTATTATCAGCCTGAAGCGTATATTCCCCAAACCGACACGTATATCGAGAAAGATGCGGCCATCAATGAGCATATCGAGCGTTTGAGGTTGAAGGCCACGTCGTCCTTGGTCAGCCGCAACGACGTGATTGTAGTGGCGTCGGTGTCTTCGATTTACAATATCGGCGATCCTCAGGACGTCCAGGATTTATGCCTGTACCTTGAAACCCGCGGTGAGCATGCCCGCGATCGTTTGACCGATGAGTTGATCCGTCTGCAGTATGAGCGCAATGAGCTTGATTTGGCGCCCGGGCGCTTTCGCGTGCGCGGCGGCCGGATCGAGATTTTTCCGCCTTATGCCGAGCATCCCGTGCGCGTGACTATGGACGGGGATCAGGTTTCATGCATCGAGGAAATCCATCGGGTGACCGGCGATGCCGTCGGCCGCAAGGTTTCCCTGCATGTGTACCCGGCCAAGCACTTCGTGACTCCGCCTTCGAGAATCCAGGCGGCGTTGACGACGATCGCCCAGGAACTCGAGGAGCGTTTAGCCCAGCTTCGTTCCCAGAATAAGCTTTTAGAGGCCCAGCGCCTGCAAAGCCGAACCAAATACGATATGGCCATGATGAAATCCATGGGTTTTTGCCACGGCATCGAAAATTACTCTAGGCATATTTCCGGGCGGGGCTCCGGCGAACGGCCGTTTTGTTTGTTGGATTATTTCTCCAAGGATTTTTTGATGCTCATCGATGAGAGCCATGTCACCCTACCCCAGGTGCGCGGCATGTATGAGGGCGACCGCTCAAGAAAAGAAATTTTGATCGAGCACGGTTTTCGCCTGCCGAGCGCGCTGGATAACCGGCCGCTGAAATTCAAGGAGTTTGAGAGCCTGTTGAATCAAGCGATTTACATCTCCGCCACCCCGGGACCTTACGAACTGTCGCTGGCCGGAGAATCCATCATCGAACAAATCGTGCGCCCGACCGGCTTAGTGGACCCTGATGTGCTGATTCATCCCATCAAAGGGCAAATGGACCATCTGTTGGGGGAAATCAACGAACGGGTGAAAACCAAGGAGCGCGTGTTGATCACCACCTTGACCAAACGCATGGCCGAGGACCTGAACGCCTATCTGGCAGGCAAAGGCTTGCGCGTGCGTTACCTGCATTCCGATATTCAATCCTTGGAGCGGATCAAAATTTTGAAAGATTTGCGCCTCGGCCATTTTGACGTTTTGGTGGGGGTCAACCTGCTGCGGGAGGGCCTTGATTTGCCTGAAGTATCCTTGGTGGCGATTTTAGACGCGGACAAAGAGGGATTTTTGCGCTCCGATACCACGATTATTCAAATCTGCGGCCGGGCCGCCCGGCATTTGAAGGGCAAGGTCATCATGTACGCCGATCAAATGACGGGCTCCATGAAACGCGCCTTGGATGAAATGGAACGCCGCCGTAAATTGCAAACCAGTTATAACGCAAAGAACAAAATTACGCCCCGGCAAATCGTCAAAAGCGTCGAAGACTTGGCGGAGTTCGGGGTTCAGGCTAAAATGCGCGGCTTAAGCCTGGTGAGGGAAGGGGTGGGCTGGCCCGAAGACAAGAAAAAAGCGCCTCAGTTGATTAAGGAATTGGAAGAGCAAATGAAAGAGGCGGCGGAACGGCTGGATTTTGAAGTGGCCGCGGCCCTGCGGGATCAGATTTTTGAGTTGAAGGCCATGCTGCCTAAGACGCCGGATAAGAAAAAAATCAGCCCGGGCCGGGCTAATCGGAGCTGA
- a CDS encoding dicarboxylate/amino acid:cation symporter produces the protein MPATSRMGTNAPLELGVPAGRKTKKQKSIPMSMQIMAAMAAGSLLGLALGPQASPLGELGKIVIQLIKAAATPLLFFAIVNAVLKADVNLKSGAKMAGIALINASIALGIGLALSNLLQPGRHLASIAAASTGLPANGAIVNQKIDIWKTISSYIPANFIQPFAENAVIPIIIIALLLGFGLRRLRSEEKGFGENFHQMIENSMAALQRLMEIILGWIILLAPMAVFGVVAKAVGQYGFAPFKGLGVYVGVALLGLTLHSLSTYQLWISLYARMNLRRFWQTVKEPAIYSFGANSSLATLPLTLKALDSLGVNKASSALGACVGTNLNNDGIILYEAMAALFIAQAHGLDLGLGQQLVMAFFCLIAAMGVAGVPEAGFVSLSLVLVTVGLPTELLPLILTVDWIIARARSVVNVLSDMVVSISLDGPRPLRTARLEI, from the coding sequence GTGCCTGCAACATCCCGGATGGGAACAAATGCGCCTCTGGAGCTAGGGGTTCCCGCAGGCCGGAAAACCAAAAAACAAAAAAGCATCCCCATGTCCATGCAAATCATGGCGGCGATGGCCGCCGGTTCCCTGTTGGGTTTGGCGCTGGGACCGCAGGCATCCCCCTTGGGCGAATTGGGCAAAATCGTCATCCAGTTGATCAAAGCAGCGGCCACGCCGTTATTATTTTTCGCCATCGTCAATGCCGTGCTTAAAGCGGACGTCAATTTAAAAAGCGGAGCCAAAATGGCGGGCATCGCGCTCATCAACGCAAGCATTGCGCTCGGCATCGGTTTGGCGCTTTCCAATCTCCTTCAACCCGGCCGCCACTTGGCTTCGATCGCGGCCGCATCCACGGGGCTGCCGGCCAACGGCGCCATTGTGAATCAAAAAATCGATATCTGGAAAACGATTTCTTCCTATATCCCCGCCAATTTCATCCAGCCATTTGCTGAAAACGCGGTGATCCCCATCATCATCATCGCCCTTTTGCTCGGCTTCGGGCTCAGGCGTCTGCGTTCAGAGGAAAAAGGGTTCGGCGAAAATTTCCATCAAATGATCGAAAATTCCATGGCCGCCCTGCAGCGCCTCATGGAAATTATTCTAGGGTGGATTATTCTCTTGGCGCCGATGGCGGTGTTCGGCGTGGTGGCCAAGGCCGTTGGGCAATATGGATTCGCCCCGTTTAAAGGACTGGGCGTTTACGTGGGCGTCGCGCTGTTAGGGCTCACCTTGCACAGCCTGAGCACCTATCAACTCTGGATTTCCCTGTACGCGCGAATGAACCTGAGACGATTCTGGCAAACCGTCAAGGAACCGGCGATTTATTCCTTTGGCGCCAACTCAAGCCTGGCGACGTTGCCCCTGACGCTCAAAGCGCTGGATTCCTTAGGCGTCAATAAAGCGTCCTCGGCGCTGGGCGCCTGCGTGGGCACGAATTTAAACAATGACGGCATTATCCTTTATGAAGCCATGGCCGCTCTTTTTATCGCCCAGGCGCATGGGCTTGATCTAGGCCTCGGCCAGCAATTGGTGATGGCGTTTTTCTGCCTCATTGCAGCCATGGGCGTAGCCGGAGTCCCGGAAGCGGGCTTTGTGTCCCTTTCCCTGGTTCTGGTCACCGTCGGCCTGCCGACGGAACTTCTCCCCCTCATTTTGACCGTTGATTGGATTATCGCGCGCGCCCGATCCGTGGTTAATGTGTTGAGCGATATGGTGGTTTCGATCTCCCTGGACGGGCCGCGGCCGCTACGAACAGCCCGCCTGGAAATTTAA